A genomic region of Arachis stenosperma cultivar V10309 chromosome 9, arast.V10309.gnm1.PFL2, whole genome shotgun sequence contains the following coding sequences:
- the LOC130948045 gene encoding uncharacterized protein LOC130948045: protein MESVHQDYDHLVEHTSDSPPSSPDINDIVGAPQMNPQVSLEHQVDVPSLKEYEQLQLQINPADSEAVHDNSLHFAIGLTIPTMWVPKEVDNGFEGLRLWHSQENDLKKKNSILDHGIESKPATFVNKGGQLDESQHYMMVPGTLSNAWSDSDVKSFVLSLFIFGKNFIQIQKFLENKGMGDILSFYYGKFYKSEEYRRWTSCKNKKGRKCMQGRKFFNGWRQHELMSRLLPQVSEEFRESLQQVSKSYIEGRTSLEEYVSSLKSTVGLGMLVEAVGIGKGKEDLTRLSTEPGRNSHEFSVPNSKAWSSLEPNDIIKFLTGGFRLSKAKSNDLFWEAVWPRLLARGWHSEQPNSQGYICSKEFLVFLIPGIKKFSRRKLVKGDHYFDSVSDVLNKVVAEPNLLELEGEEAKVDSCNDEETEKGLTEDSQSDGHRHCYLKPRASINNTNPMKFTVIGTSLLHGRKSSESRDLRSIPGKPLGKIEVNSAGITCNKEDKDIKKANPIKGDLDNKKFAIFTVVDTSFPCERNLSKVRELRYPLAKLEEASKIIGIKRESDGSSSDDKSSSKIEATMVVCGKKNKKNFLKGTHDRDAAKPKAHGCKADGNANKVDKKCENPRTCLPTIKHQFCRRARSNLAAHPTKRRRLTACVKSETNRMLEKSGSFRSEKPGVSQSSCFPDANKNAGNPIGHEKNVSSISPSAEGSANGESFRNRFLVDKVISCDKVEKCESKPPLTLDASHVRPKFEDGEIIATAGHKEQLQLQKQNDMIPEEQERPSGDVEKPQSHDSLDQQPDINPRRQSTRNRPLTVRALESIANEFLHSKKRQKKKGPQETRKDPLSTCYRDLTGDQTMLHHQCSSPRK, encoded by the exons ATGGAGTCAGTTCACCAGGATTATGATCATTTGGTAGAGCATACCTCCGATAGTCCTCCGAGTTCTCCAGATATAAATGACATAGTTGGAGCCCCGCAAATGAATCCGCAAGTCAGTCTTGAACACCAGGTGGACGTTCCTTCcttgaaagaatatgaacagcTTCAACTTCAAATAAATCCTGCTGATTCAGAAGCTGTGCATGATAATTCACTTCATTTTGCTATTGGTTTAACCATCCCAACCATGTGGGTGCCTAAGGAAGTGGATAATGGTTTTGAAGGGCTGCGTCTGTGGCATAGTCAAGAGAATGActtgaagaagaaaaacagTATACTAGATCATGGAATAGAATCCAAACCAGCCACTTTTGTCAACAAGGGAGGTCAATTGGATGAAAGCCAACATTACATGATGGTCCCTGGAACATTGAGTAACGCCTGGAGTGATTCTGATGTTAAGAGTTTTGTccttagtttatttatttttgggaAGAATTTTATACAGATACAAAAGTTCTTGGAGAACAAAGGCATGGGAGATATACTATCATTTTACTATGGCAAGTTTTATAAGTCTGAAGAATACCGTAGATGGACTTCCTGCAAGAAcaagaaaggaagaaaatgTATGCAAGGACGGAAATTTTTTAATGGATGGAGGCAACATGAACTAATGTCTCGCTTGCTTCCTCAGGTCTCAGAGGAATTTCGAGAAAGCTTGCAACAG GTTTCTAAGTCATATATTGAGGGGAGAACTTCTCTAGAAGAATATGTATCATCTTTGAAATCTACCGTGGGACTTGGCATGCTTGTGGAAGCTGTAGGCATTGGCAAGGGGAAGGAAGACCTTACAAGGCTTTCTACGGAACCTGGGAGGAACAGCCATGAGTTTTCAGTACCAAACAGCAAAGCTTGGTCTTCTCTTGAACCCAATGATATAATAAAGTTTTTGACCGGAGGATTCCGACTGAGCAAAGCGAAAAGTAATGATCTTTTCTGGGAAGCTGTTTGGCCCCGCTTACTGGCAAGAGGCTGGCACTCTGAGCAACCGAATAGTCAAGGATACATCTGCTCTAAAGAGTTTTTAGTTTTTCTCATCCCTGGTATTAAGAAATTTTCGAGGAGAAAACTTGTGAAAGGTGATCATTACTTTGATTCTGTCAGTGATGTGTTGAACAAAGTTGTAGCTGAGCCGaatcttcttgagcttgaaggCGAAGAAGCTAAAGTTGATAGCTGCAATGATGAAGAGACTGAAAAGGGATTGACTGAGGATTCTCAATCGGATGGTCATCGCCACTGTTACCTCAAACCTCGTGCTTCTATCAATAATACCAATCCTATGAAGTTTACAGTTATTGGTACCAGTTTGTTGCATGGCAGGAAGTCATCTGAATCTAGGGATTTGAGGTCTATACCTGGTAAACCATTGGGAAAAATTGAGGTAAATTCTGCTGGCATAACATGTAATAAAGAGGACAAAGATATCAAAAAGGCTAACCCCATTAAGGGTGACCTTGACAACAAAAAGTTTGCAATATTCACCGTTGTTGATACTAGTTTTCCTTGTGAAAGAAATTTATCAAAGGTGAGAGAATTAAGATATCCACTAGCTAAACTGGAAGAAGCTTCGAAGATAATTGGAATTAAAAGAGAAAGTGATGGGAGTTCCTCAGATGACAAATCTTCAAGCAAGATAGAAGCTACTATGGTTGTATGTGggaaaaagaataagaagaatttTCTGAAAGGCACGCACGATAGAGATGCTGCTAAACCGAAAGCACATGGTTGTAAAGCAGATGGTAATGCAAACAAGGTGGATAAGAAATGTGAAAATCCGAGGACATGTTTGCCTACCATAAAACATCAATTCTGTCGGAGAGCGAGATCAAATCTTGCAGCTCATCCCACCAAACGGCGAAGACTAACTGCTTGTGTTAAATCTGAAACAAACCGCATGCTTGAGAAGTCAGGGAGCTTTAGATCAGAAAAACCCGGAGTCTCCCAGTCATCCTGTTTTCCAGATGCCAACAAGAATGCTGGCAATCCAATTGGACATGAGAAGAATGTAAGTTCGATTTCTCCTTCAGCTGAAGGAAGTGCTAATGGAGAAAGCTTCCGAAATAGATTCCTCGTTGACAAGGTCATTTCTTGTGATAAAGTTGAGAAATGTGAATCAAAGCCACCGCTCACTTTAGATGCATCTCATGTTCGGCCGAAGTTTGAAGATGGTGAAATAATTGCAACTGCAGGGCACAAGGAGCAACTGCAACTGCAAAAGCAAAATGATATGATTCCTGAAGAGCAGGAAAGACCCTCGGGTGATGTTGAGAAGCCTCAAAGCCATGATTCTTTGGATCAGCAGCCTGACATAAATCCCAGGAGACAAAGTACTAGAAACCGGCCATTGACTGTTCGAGCGTTGGAATCCATAGCAAATGAGTTCTTGCATTCTAAGAAGAGGCAGAAAAAGAAAGGCCCCCAAGAAACACGGAAAGATCCATTGAGTACTTGCTACAGGGATCTTACCGGAGACCAAACAATGTTGCATCATCAGTGTTCAAGTCCAAGAAAATAA